One window of Oscillibacter hominis genomic DNA carries:
- a CDS encoding glycosyltransferase, which translates to MEHKRTICLMNDSFPPLIDGVANTVVNYATYIQKNHGNAIVATPYNPEARDDFPFPVLRYRSFDTTRLVGYRAGYPFSVEAMRQLKEADISLIHSHCPFVSTFLARTLRAAIDVPVVFTYHTKFDVDIAKIVGDHPSLQEKIAKVVVMNVQACNEVWVVSHGAGENLRSLGYEGDYVVMENGVEFPRGRIDEETVGSVTAQYDLPPQVPVFLFVGRMMWYKGLRIIVDALARLRTAGQEFRMVFIGDGKDRQEVEEYVQAVGLGNRCIFTGAIRDRETLRAWYCRADLFLFPSTYDTNGIVVREAASCGLGSVLVGGSCAAEGVSDGRNGLLIQENPESMSAMLLRACDHPESMARIGENAMNDLYLSWEDSVARAAERYEVVLERYRRGELEQDPSVFEGFLKAAGELMTAVEKARDFRADPVGELKELRGRRRETMGRMVESFWQYLDRYL; encoded by the coding sequence ATGGAACATAAGAGAACGATCTGCCTGATGAATGATTCATTCCCGCCGCTGATCGACGGCGTGGCCAATACAGTGGTGAACTACGCCACCTATATCCAGAAAAACCACGGCAATGCCATCGTTGCCACCCCATACAATCCGGAGGCCAGGGATGACTTTCCGTTCCCGGTGCTGCGCTACCGCAGCTTTGACACCACCCGCCTCGTGGGCTACCGGGCCGGTTACCCCTTTTCCGTGGAGGCCATGCGGCAGCTGAAGGAGGCGGACATCAGCCTGATCCACAGCCACTGCCCCTTTGTCTCCACCTTCCTTGCAAGGACGCTTCGGGCGGCCATCGACGTGCCTGTGGTCTTCACCTATCACACCAAGTTCGACGTGGACATCGCCAAGATCGTGGGCGACCACCCGTCCCTCCAGGAGAAGATCGCTAAGGTGGTGGTGATGAATGTCCAGGCCTGCAACGAGGTCTGGGTGGTCAGCCATGGCGCCGGGGAAAACCTGCGCAGCCTGGGCTACGAGGGGGACTACGTGGTCATGGAAAACGGCGTGGAGTTTCCCCGGGGGCGGATTGATGAGGAGACGGTCGGCTCCGTCACCGCCCAATATGACCTGCCGCCCCAGGTTCCGGTATTTTTGTTTGTGGGCCGCATGATGTGGTACAAGGGCCTTCGGATCATCGTGGACGCCCTGGCCCGGCTGCGTACGGCGGGGCAGGAGTTCCGCATGGTGTTCATTGGCGACGGCAAGGACCGCCAGGAGGTGGAGGAGTATGTCCAGGCGGTAGGGCTTGGGAACCGGTGCATCTTCACCGGCGCCATCCGGGACCGGGAGACGCTGCGCGCCTGGTACTGCCGGGCGGACCTGTTCCTGTTCCCCTCCACCTATGACACCAACGGGATTGTGGTGCGGGAGGCCGCCTCCTGCGGTCTGGGCAGCGTCCTGGTGGGCGGAAGCTGCGCTGCGGAGGGCGTGAGCGACGGGCGCAACGGGCTGCTGATCCAGGAAAACCCCGAGTCCATGTCCGCCATGCTGCTGCGGGCCTGCGACCACCCCGAGTCCATGGCGCGGATCGGTGAAAACGCTATGAACGACCTCTATCTTTCCTGGGAGGACAGCGTGGCCCGGGCGGCGGAGCGGTACGAGGTGGTGTTGGAGCGCTACCGCCGGGGTGAGCTGGAGCAGGACCCCAGCGTGTTTGAGGGGTTTTTGAAGGCCGCCGGAGAACTGATGACCGCTGTGGAGAAGGCGCGGGACTTCCGGGCGGACCCGGTGGGAGAGCTGAAGGAGCTGCGGGGCCGCCGGCGGGAAACCATGGGCCGGATGGTGGAGAGCTTCTGGCAGTATCTGGACCGATATTTATAA
- a CDS encoding TIGR01212 family radical SAM protein (This family includes YhcC from E. coli K-12, an uncharacterized radical SAM protein.), translating into MYLHSFNEEMRSRFGCKVYRLALSAGCTCPNRDGTVGSRGCIFCDGAGAFAAHGPISQQLAQAKARVSAKAGSGAYVAYFQDFTNTYAPVGTLRRLFTDAMEPEDVVALSIATRPDCLGEEVLDLLRELGRKKPVWVELGLQTIHLATAEYIRRGYPLERYDEAVERLHGVGAEVIAHMILGLPGENVEEMARTAEYIGRSGAEGIKLHLLHVLRNTDLAEEYGRGVFRTMELEEYISALERCIRRLPRSVVIHRLTGDGAKKDLIAPLWSGDKKRVLNAIRASFLRDDLVQGSDL; encoded by the coding sequence TTGTATCTACACAGCTTCAATGAGGAAATGCGCAGCCGGTTTGGCTGCAAGGTGTACCGCTTGGCGCTGTCCGCCGGGTGCACCTGCCCCAACCGGGACGGCACCGTGGGCAGCCGGGGCTGCATCTTTTGCGACGGAGCGGGGGCGTTTGCGGCCCACGGCCCCATTTCACAGCAGCTGGCCCAGGCAAAGGCCCGCGTATCAGCCAAGGCCGGGAGCGGTGCGTATGTGGCCTATTTTCAGGACTTCACCAACACCTACGCTCCTGTGGGTACGCTGCGCCGGCTCTTCACCGATGCCATGGAGCCGGAGGATGTGGTGGCGCTGTCCATAGCCACCCGGCCCGACTGCCTTGGAGAAGAAGTGCTGGACCTCCTCCGGGAACTGGGAAGAAAAAAGCCGGTCTGGGTGGAACTTGGTCTTCAAACCATCCACCTGGCGACGGCGGAGTACATCCGCCGGGGCTATCCGCTGGAGCGGTACGATGAAGCGGTGGAGCGGCTGCACGGCGTCGGCGCGGAGGTGATCGCCCACATGATCCTGGGCCTGCCAGGGGAGAATGTGGAAGAGATGGCCAGGACAGCGGAGTACATCGGCCGATCCGGCGCGGAGGGGATTAAGCTCCATTTGCTCCACGTGCTCCGGAACACCGATCTGGCGGAGGAGTACGGCCGGGGCGTGTTCCGCACCATGGAATTAGAGGAGTATATCTCCGCCCTGGAGCGGTGCATCCGGCGTCTTCCCCGGTCGGTGGTGATCCACCGCCTCACCGGAGACGGGGCGAAAAAGGATCTGATTGCCCCGCTTTGGAGCGGAGATAAGAAGCGGGTGTTGAACGCCATTCGGGCATCGTTTTTAAGGGACGATTTGGTGCAGGGGTCGGATCTTTGA
- a CDS encoding RluA family pseudouridine synthase — protein sequence MRTLAFTISREQSGKTVKEVLRREMGLSSHQLARLKRRPDGILLNGAPAFVTRSVEAGDVLQIEIGDPPAQAIAPLNIPLHVAYEDEDLLILDKSAGMAVHASSLTPDTPTVAGALAARWGEGFIFHPVNRLDKGTTGLMAVAKSGYIHDRLRRQLHSGEFYREYLAVARGHLKPPCGRIDLPIGRDESSAIRRCIRPDGDHAATVYETVRRTGRYSLVRLLPETGRTHQLRLHLASVGHPLEGDWLYGEGDSPLIGRPALHSHVLYLRHPITGEALRFTAPLPPDMESLLLI from the coding sequence ATGCGCACGCTTGCGTTCACCATCAGCCGGGAGCAGAGCGGAAAAACAGTGAAAGAGGTGCTCCGCCGGGAGATGGGCCTCTCCTCCCATCAGCTGGCCCGGCTCAAGCGCCGCCCGGACGGCATCCTGCTCAACGGCGCGCCGGCCTTTGTCACACGGTCCGTGGAGGCGGGAGACGTCCTCCAAATTGAAATTGGCGACCCCCCGGCCCAGGCTATCGCTCCTCTGAATATCCCGCTCCACGTGGCCTATGAGGATGAGGATCTGCTGATTTTGGATAAAAGCGCCGGTATGGCAGTCCACGCCTCCTCTTTGACGCCGGATACGCCCACCGTGGCCGGCGCCCTGGCCGCCCGCTGGGGAGAGGGGTTTATATTCCACCCGGTCAACCGGCTGGACAAGGGAACCACCGGGCTGATGGCCGTGGCCAAAAGCGGCTATATCCACGACCGGCTCCGGCGCCAGCTGCACAGCGGCGAGTTTTACCGGGAGTACCTGGCCGTGGCCAGAGGGCACCTAAAACCGCCCTGTGGAAGGATCGACCTGCCCATCGGCCGGGACGAGTCCTCCGCCATCCGGCGATGCATCCGCCCGGATGGGGACCATGCCGCCACCGTCTATGAGACGGTGCGCCGCACAGGGCGTTACAGCCTGGTACGGCTTTTGCCGGAGACGGGCCGCACTCACCAGCTCCGGCTCCACCTCGCAAGCGTCGGGCATCCGCTGGAGGGAGACTGGCTCTATGGGGAGGGGGACAGTCCGCTCATCGGCCGGCCGGCCCTGCACTCCCACGTGCTGTACCTGCGCCACCCCATCACGGGAGAGGCGCTCCGGTTCACCGCGCCCCTTCCGCCGGACATGGAGTCCCTTCTATTGATATAA
- a CDS encoding ABC-F family ATP-binding cassette domain-containing protein, whose amino-acid sequence MLLSAEHLSINFGSRQLLEDVSLFLNEGDKVGIIGINGTGKSTLLRLLAGDLTPDSGTISRNPNVQVGYLPQNPVMDDEATVLEQVFLHMPDSFRALNEYEAKAMLNRLGIGDFGQRVGTLSGGQRKRVALAAVLLHPADVLVLDEPTNHLDSEMVAWLEQRLARFSGALIMVTHDRYFLERVANHITEVSRGKLYHYEANYSKYLELKEQRQEMERSSERKRQSILRTEREWIMRGCRARSTKSKDRIQRYEELRDRSAPEADSSVQMASASARLGRKIIELSHVSKAFDGRTVIRDFSYGVGREDRIGIVGRNGVGKSTLLRLIAGDLEPDSGAVERGATVKIGYFSQEGRELDLNQRVYDFIHEIAEEVKTEEGTFSASQMMERFLFPADLQSVAIGQLSGGERRRLYLLSILMSSPNVLLFDEPTNDLDVTTLAILEDYLDGFSGPVLAVSHDRYFLDRIATSMFEIRPEGELRRYSGNYSDYVEKRVEEDAAKERPERAEAPRERRRKLKFSYQEQREYETIEARIADLEEQLRVCAGEMELCGSDYVRLQELQSRQEELSGLLDQVMERWMYLSDLAERIEAQQERSF is encoded by the coding sequence ATGCTGCTCTCTGCGGAACATCTCTCCATCAACTTTGGTAGCCGTCAGCTGTTAGAAGATGTGAGTTTATTTTTGAATGAAGGGGACAAGGTGGGGATCATCGGCATCAACGGGACAGGGAAGTCCACGCTGCTGCGGCTTCTGGCCGGCGATTTGACACCGGACAGCGGCACCATCTCCCGCAATCCCAACGTGCAGGTGGGGTATCTGCCCCAAAACCCCGTTATGGACGATGAGGCCACCGTTTTGGAGCAGGTGTTTTTGCACATGCCGGACTCGTTTCGCGCCCTCAATGAATATGAGGCCAAGGCCATGCTGAATCGGCTCGGCATCGGGGATTTCGGCCAGCGGGTGGGCACCCTCTCCGGCGGACAGCGCAAGCGGGTGGCCCTGGCCGCCGTGCTGCTTCACCCGGCGGATGTGCTGGTGCTGGATGAGCCCACCAACCACCTGGACAGCGAAATGGTGGCTTGGCTGGAGCAGCGGCTGGCCCGCTTCTCCGGGGCGCTCATTATGGTGACCCATGACCGCTACTTTTTGGAGCGGGTGGCCAACCATATCACCGAAGTCTCCCGCGGAAAACTATATCACTATGAGGCAAACTACTCCAAGTATCTGGAGCTGAAGGAACAGCGTCAGGAGATGGAGCGCTCCAGCGAGCGCAAGCGCCAATCCATCCTGCGCACCGAGCGGGAGTGGATCATGCGGGGCTGCCGGGCCAGGTCCACCAAGAGCAAGGACCGGATCCAGCGCTACGAGGAGCTGAGAGACCGCTCTGCGCCGGAGGCGGACAGCTCCGTGCAGATGGCGTCGGCCTCCGCCCGGCTGGGCCGGAAGATCATTGAGCTGTCCCACGTCTCCAAGGCCTTCGACGGACGGACGGTGATCCGGGACTTCTCCTATGGCGTGGGACGGGAGGACCGTATCGGCATCGTGGGGCGCAACGGCGTGGGGAAGTCCACGCTGCTGCGGCTCATCGCCGGCGATCTGGAGCCGGATTCCGGCGCAGTGGAGCGTGGGGCCACGGTGAAAATCGGCTACTTTTCCCAGGAGGGAAGGGAGCTGGATTTAAACCAGAGGGTCTATGACTTCATCCATGAGATCGCCGAGGAGGTCAAAACGGAGGAGGGTACCTTTTCCGCCTCCCAGATGATGGAGCGGTTTTTATTCCCGGCAGACCTGCAGTCCGTGGCCATCGGACAGCTCTCCGGCGGCGAGCGGCGGAGGCTGTACCTGCTGTCCATCCTCATGTCCTCGCCCAATGTGCTGCTCTTTGACGAGCCCACCAATGATTTGGATGTGACCACGCTGGCCATTTTGGAGGATTACCTGGACGGTTTTTCCGGCCCGGTGCTGGCCGTGTCCCATGACCGGTATTTCCTGGACCGCATTGCCACCTCCATGTTTGAGATCCGCCCGGAGGGAGAGCTGCGCCGCTACAGCGGCAACTACTCTGACTACGTGGAAAAGCGGGTGGAGGAGGACGCGGCGAAGGAGCGGCCGGAGCGCGCGGAGGCGCCAAGGGAGCGCCGCCGCAAGCTGAAGTTCTCCTATCAGGAGCAGCGGGAGTACGAGACAATCGAGGCGCGTATTGCCGACTTGGAGGAGCAGCTGCGCGTATGCGCCGGAGAGATGGAACTCTGCGGCAGCGACTATGTGCGGCTTCAGGAGCTTCAAAGCCGCCAGGAGGAGCTGAGCGGGCTTCTGGATCAGGTGATGGAGCGCTGGATGTACCTCAGCGATCTTGCCGAGAGGATCGAAGCGCAGCAGGAAAGGAGCTTTTGA
- a CDS encoding methionine gamma-lyase family protein, whose translation MHHIYQQLGVSPAVYSYGEKLLASLKERFEQIDSVAEYNQCKVLAAMQKNRVNATHFAATTGYGYNDDGRDNLERVYADVFHTEAALVRPQITCGTHALAVALSANLLPGDELLSPVGRPYDTLEEVIGIRESKCSLKEYGVTYAQADLKEDGSFDYGAIRRAITPRTKLITIQRSKGYATRPSFSVEQIGELIAFCKSVKPDVKCMVDNCYGEFVELREPSDVGADMVVGSLIKNPGGGLAPIGGYICGSRECVDRCAYRLSAPGLGQEVGANLGLMPALYQGLFLSPTVVSGALKGAVFAANLYESLGFSCVPNASEPRHDIIQAVTLGSREAMVAFCKGIQAAAPVDSYVTPEPWAMPGYDDEVIMAAGAFVQGSSIELSADGPIRPPYAVYFQGGLTWYHAKLGILMSVQKLLEAGLIRLP comes from the coding sequence ATGCATCATATTTATCAACAGCTTGGGGTCTCCCCGGCTGTCTATTCCTATGGCGAAAAGCTCCTTGCCTCACTCAAGGAGCGGTTTGAGCAAATCGACTCCGTGGCCGAGTACAACCAGTGCAAAGTCCTGGCCGCCATGCAGAAAAACCGGGTCAACGCCACCCATTTTGCCGCTACCACCGGCTATGGCTACAACGACGACGGCCGCGACAACTTAGAGCGGGTCTACGCCGATGTGTTTCACACCGAGGCGGCGCTGGTCCGGCCCCAGATCACCTGCGGCACCCACGCCTTGGCGGTGGCGCTCAGCGCCAATCTGCTCCCCGGCGACGAGCTGCTCTCTCCGGTGGGCCGCCCCTATGACACCTTGGAGGAGGTCATCGGCATCCGGGAGAGCAAATGCTCTTTGAAGGAGTACGGCGTCACCTACGCCCAGGCGGACCTGAAGGAGGACGGTTCCTTTGACTACGGCGCCATCCGCCGCGCCATCACCCCCCGCACCAAGCTCATCACCATCCAGCGCTCCAAGGGCTACGCCACCCGTCCCTCCTTCTCCGTGGAGCAGATCGGGGAGCTGATCGCCTTCTGCAAGTCCGTCAAGCCGGACGTCAAGTGCATGGTGGACAACTGCTATGGGGAATTTGTGGAACTGCGGGAGCCCTCCGACGTGGGGGCAGACATGGTGGTGGGAAGCCTCATCAAAAACCCCGGCGGCGGACTGGCCCCCATCGGCGGCTATATCTGCGGCAGCCGGGAGTGCGTCGACCGCTGCGCCTACCGCCTCTCCGCCCCCGGCCTGGGCCAGGAGGTGGGCGCCAACTTAGGGCTGATGCCGGCCCTCTACCAAGGCCTCTTCCTCTCCCCCACGGTGGTTTCCGGCGCGCTGAAGGGCGCTGTTTTCGCCGCCAATCTCTATGAAAGCCTGGGCTTTTCCTGTGTCCCCAACGCCTCGGAGCCCCGCCACGACATCATCCAGGCGGTGACCTTGGGAAGCCGGGAGGCCATGGTGGCATTCTGTAAGGGCATCCAGGCCGCGGCGCCGGTGGACAGCTATGTCACGCCGGAGCCCTGGGCCATGCCGGGCTATGACGATGAGGTCATCATGGCCGCCGGGGCCTTTGTGCAGGGCAGCAGCATCGAGCTCTCCGCCGACGGCCCCATCCGGCCGCCCTATGCCGTATACTTCCAGGGCGGGCTCACCTGGTATCACGCCAAGCTGGGCATCCTCATGTCCGTCCAGAAGCTGTTGGAAGCCGGGCTGATCCGGCTCCCCTGA